The following nucleotide sequence is from Populus trichocarpa isolate Nisqually-1 chromosome 11, P.trichocarpa_v4.1, whole genome shotgun sequence.
ATCACTCGGCAATTATCTGGTGCTGTAACTAAACGTtctgttctttttccttttttttcttaataaggAAAACAACGAAGCATGTCGGTGCAATACAATTTCCAATTACGTTGAACTGGAATACATGgcgttgtaaaaaaaaaattataataataaaggaaagaaaatgaaaattagcCCAGACATGATTGGCATTAGATACGGCGAGTGTTATGCTTGAAGGGTCTTCCACCATTATAAAGCACATGAGATCAACACAAGCAGAGAACCAAACGCACATACCTCATCATGGCTTCTTCTACCCATCAGCCACTTCTAAACACTACCAATAACACTAAATCCCACGTCAAGATCCTTATCTTTGCCATTTCTCTGTTTGCAGTCATATTCTCTAGTGTTTTTCTTGCATCCCGTTTAATCAAAGTTAGTCAATCTAGTCCATCAACTCCACAAATATGTAACCAAGCCCGTGATCCCCAAGAATGTTTATCAATACTATCTGAAGCTGTCTCCACTGAAGGAGTTCAAGAATCTAATGGCGTTGGTCTCCTAAAAACTTTCTTGGTAAAATCTCTCTCGCAAATGAGAATGGCAAAGGCAGCTGCCAATGCTGTAAATAGCAAGATCAATGGCCATAAACATCAAGCAGCTCTAGCTGATTGTGTGGAGCTTATGGATATGTCCATTGACCGTGTTACTGATACATTATCAGCTCTGGCCAACTGGGGCAGCCAGTCTGATGCTAGTGATGCAAATACTTGGCTAAGTGGTGTACTCACTAACCATGTTACATGCTTGGATGGCATTGACACAATAGAccaatcatcaatgaaaaaattACTCCAAGATTTGATCTCAAGGATGAGAACCTCTCTGGCTGCTGTTTCTAGTCTTTCAGCCTCTGATACTGATCTCGTTCAGCCATTAAATGGGGGTTTTCCATCATGGATCTTGGGAAGGGACCGCAAACTATTGGAAAGTTCAGTAAGCACTGTTGAGGCCAATGTGGTAGTAGCGCAAGATGGGAGTGGGGACTATACCACAATTCAAGAATCTGTGAACTCAGTTCCAGATAAAAGTAAAAGCCGGTATGTGATATGTGTGAAGAGTGGGATTTATAAAGAGAATGTTGAAgttgggaagaagaagaaaaatgttatGATTGTTGGTGATGGTATGGATTCCACCATCTTAACTGGTAACCTCAATGTTGTGGATGGATCTACAACCTTCAGATCTGCCACACTTGGTAACAGTTCTCTACTTTCCGACTATaatcttttgcttttctttttgtttcttaagcTTTTGATTAAGAACCACTATAGTTAAGCATTAAGCATTACCAAGATtccaaaaacatttctttaattaagcaACTATACTGCACATGGTCTAGGTAGAAGCTTCTTCTCCTTTTATGCTTTCAGCTGAGAAAATGTTGATAATCGCtggaatttcttcttctttttttcttttattttttggtataaGCTAGacattatttgaatttttttttccacgttTCAGCTGTTGCAGGTGATGGATTCATATTGCAGGACATCTGGATCCAAAACACAGCAGGACCAGAGAAGCACCAAGCTGTGGCTCTCCGAGTCAGTGCTGATCAATCTGTCATCAACCGTTGCCGCATCGATGCATACCAAGACACCCTCTATACACATAACTACAGACAGTTCTACAGAGATTGCTTCATAATTGGAACCATTGATTTCATCTTCGGTAATGGAGCTGTTGTACTCCAGAACTGCCACATTATCTCAAGGAAGCCTATGGCAAACCAAAAGAACATGGTCACAGCACAAGGAAGGATAGACCCCAATCAAAATACTGGGATTTCAATCCAGAACTGTGACATTGTTGCAAGCTCTGATCTTGAATCGGAGCAGAATAAATTCCCTACATATCTTGGAAGGCCATGGAAAGAGTACTCAAGGACTGTCGTTATGCAATCTAATATTGGTGGACATATTGATCCTACTGGCTGGGCAGAATGGGATAAGGAATTTGCATTAACAACATTGTATTATGGTGAGTACGCAAATAGAGGGCTAGGTGCAGGTGTTAGCAAGAGAGTGAATTGGCCTGGATATCATGTCATTACAGATCCCAATGAGGCCAAGCAATTTACTGTGGCAGAGCTGATACAAGGAGGAGCATGGCTTGGATCCACTGGAGTTTCTTTTACTGAAGGGCTGTAATCTAGGACAAGCATGCATTCCCTTCATGGATTTACTTCTATATAATTGACGCAGCCTGTCGTGTTATTTCATGCCCTGCTTTCTGAAGTTTATAATTTGGGATGCAGCTACAACACTTAAACTCTTTAATTGATAGCATTTCTGCTGTCTGCTGTACTATTTTCTTCAGTTCTATGTTGGCCTTTTTTAGTCTCTTCGAACTCAACCAAGTGACCAACTCAATCCCAAACAAATAAGGGGTAATCACATGAATATCATTTCTTCCTGTCTAGTTCTGATTGAGTATACGATGGAACAATTGAAGGAAACTAAACTATGATAGCCAAATGtagcaaaaaaattcaatttactcAAACATCTTGCAATCAATCAAGATTCAAAATTGAAGCTCAGCTGTTTAAGACATCATTTGCATAAGTTTTAACCTTTCAATAATATACAAGTTGAATAAATAAAACCGGTGGATCAACCAATCTACACTTGGACCATCTGGTGTTAGTAGTTCTGGTTTTCTCCTAAGAATTTACCTCCAGCATCTCCTTCAACAGCCTTTTGAAATTATCATCCATGCTGCCTCTATAAGGAGTGATTTGCAATTCTGAGCAGAGTGCCATAACTTTATGAGGACTCAAGTGCCTGAGAATCTCAGGGTCTCGATAGTAATCCTGATAATTCAatggagaaaaataaagaatactCAAACTGTAATGAgctgttttcttgaaattcctATTTGAATAGTTCACAACTTCAATGGCCCTGGACTTCGCAGTCAATTAGCGTTAAGATGATCTAAAAGTTGCACAAGCATTCTCATCAGGAAAGAAAACCAGGCATGCTTGTATCCACTTAAGGGGAAGGTATCCTCCCAGTGAAAAGTAATTAAACTTGTAAAATGAAATCTAGCAGCATATGATGTCCTTTTAGTGGTCCTAAATAAGCTAGGAACAAAACGATATCATAGTCTAGCAATCCAGCACAAGAAAGTAGCTTTGAACCAACAATTAAGAACAATCAATACTTACTCACCTTCTCTGTTAGGACAACAACAGGAATGGAACATAACTTATCCTCCAGCTCTCTGAGCTGAGTGGCAACAGGATAATAAGTGCCATGCCCCCAAAATCGGGCGTGGATACGATCGTATTATCTAGCATTCAActcttataaataatataaaaacgaACTTTATGAAGTTcttcaaaaaatcataaatgttaAACTAGAAGgtcttaaatattttcatttataaattttataaataatcaattaacaATATCAAGTCTTAGACATTATAAAAatcctactaaaaaaaaatattaaaaatcttgtTACAAGTTCTCAAAActattaatattgaatgatgaaaataagTTAGAAGATGTCCTTCATTAAATAAATACCCTTTAGCTCAATTAACAACTTAAATTGACAACGTAAACTCCATAGCTCTAAACTTATTAACTTATTTACCTATCTAGAATTTATAGGAGTATGTATCCTATAAGTTGTGATTTACTTAATCTAAAagtcatcatcatcaatttattatctttttaaatagatatattttattgtaaaatctGGTCTTTTTACGTGTATCTTATTATGtagatattttgttttatcctAAAATCCGATTacaaattatcttttattttatgtacttAGATTCTATTTCAATTTGTGTTTTGTGTTTAAgtttaattatagaattaattaagtttaagtttAACTCTTCTAGCTTAGCTGGAAATGCCGGAATGTATCAACCGGATCGCCTCCCTGGAAAGTACGGGTATGTGTTATTGCATCTCTTTAATTCATTGCATACATGTTTTGAGCAGTTCTTACTTCTTAGTGCCCTCTGCAACTTTTAAATGTGCTTCAATTTCTTCTGTGCTCGTGTACTTTTCTTCTTTCGAGCAGTTCTTGGTGCCCTAATCTAGGCCGGGTCCCTAATTTTAGCTCATATAGTCTCAACGGCACTAGTGAATCTTCACTTCTCCTAGGATTATAAATGTACtatgtaaaatttatttgagagtaatttatatttaattagtttttaaaaatatgttaatatttgATGTTAGAATACACGTTAAATTACAAAACCTaacataacctttttttttaaaaaaaatggatgtagTATTGAAGTTCATGTGTCATTAAGTAAATGACGACGTAAAAAGGGTATGTATTCCAGAGTTAGATTCAGTTATTACCCTCTAAAAATAGTAATAACTGAGTAGcaaaccaaaaatatatttgttatatattaGTACAAATTACTTTCTGTCTCCACCTAAGAACTGCTGACATCCTCCTCCACCTCCGAATGGTTCGTGGAAACTAGAGGAAGAGAATTGATATAAGACTCAGTCTTGTCCTTCTCTCTTCCCATTTATAAGCTTCTCATCTCACTCTAACATGGGTTTCCCTTCTCAGTGTCCCCATTTCTCACTCATAGCCGCGTTCTGAATTGAACGCGGCAAAATCATCATCAGCTCAGCCGCAACCGCacaggttttttcttcttctcttgttgaaagaaaaaatatttcttgctCTGCAAGAAATTAGGAAATGAAAGCAAGATTAAGGTTAGGGGTTCCATGGCATCTGGTAACGCTAATGCTCCTTTCATTACCATCtatcatttttaatgtttgCTATGGCCAAACGGATGACTATGAGAGTCCTGCAGCCCCACCACCAGGACTGGATGAATGTAACGGCATCTTTCTTACCTATTCTTTCACCTCTCGTGAAAAAGAATATCCAAAGGTAAAGAATGCATCCGCGCAGGCATGGGCGTTCAAATCTTTGGCAACGATAATTAATACAGGCGAACATGAACTGAAGGGTTGGCAGATGTTTGTAGGTTTTCAGCACAAAGAAATTTTAGTGTCTGCTTCTGGGGCAATCGTCGTCGATGGCGATGACTTCCCTGTGGCAGTTGGCAATGGGACAATCTTCGCAGGAAATCCACAGGTTGACCTCAAGACTGCAATTGAAACAGCTGGAGATTTCACCCAGATTTCAGCACAGATTGAGATTACAGGTTCCGTGTTTGGAATCAAGCCACCAGGAGTGCCTATGCCAAAGAATATCAAGCTTATGAATGATGGATACAAATGCCCTAAACCGACTTTGCGAGGTAACAATCCTCATGTTTAATTTGATGGTCATAAGTTTTCTCTTTTCCAACATTTGTGTCACGTACATAGaagcaaaaataaacatttcCTTCAAACTAAGCATTGCAATTGGATTTCGTTCCTAGAGAGAGAGTTGTTAGAAATAACCAGGGAAGAAATTAAGTTGGAACAGAAGTTGGATACATATCTCTTTCATTTCATGTCATATTATTCTGCTAAAAGAGAAAGTCAATGGACTTTGACTTGGATCACAATACTCTTTCAACACATATTTATACTAATGAAGGGATAATTCAAGAGAGTTAAGGAATAACTACATCATTAATATCCTATATACATACATGTAtcttgaataaataaaagattatttttgaaTGTAAACTTCAAATTAACACTAACactcccttttaattttaaaaatcttgcaatcctttagttttgaaaatttggtGGAGAATCATCCTCTATCTATTGTGTTTGAAGGATCATTTTGTcaatctcttatttttataacttcaatatcttttttcttctttcattttttttgagGAGAGTCACATTGTTGTTACTCTTTTTATATCTTTCATCTTCCTTTTGAGAATATATTtcttgcatcttttttttagcCACTTCTTTCATCATGTCTAGGTAATGTCATCTCATTGTCATctctttaatcttttatttttttagtaattgtaTTTGCTTAAACATGACTCATCTAAGCTAATTTTCTTGTCTAGTGGCTATTGCCACATTTTCTTCGTGGTTATTTAGCCAcatctatttttcttcttttttaagaagACCTCTCTCTCCCATTCTTCATTGGATGATTCTTATTGTACCATATCATCTCTTATACAAAAAGTTAACTCTCAGCTTGCAAGTAGTCTCTCTCGACTTCTTCTATAATTCTCTTGATGCAaggttttgttaaaaaataatataaattatattatgggacctcacctaacagcttaagctattgggttgagatggttctttgacatggtatcagagccttaatgactAAGCGGTcgcgagttcgaatctcaccatcctcatttatatgataaaaattaagcacaaggtaatgtgggcatgtgtaagtttcaaacccaaaggactttcacttgagggggtgtgttagagaataatataaattatatcttgagacctcacctaacagcttaagctattagattGAAATGGTTCTTTGGCAGGTCTTAATTCTCTTATTAGCCTCTTTTATcttgcaactttatttttatttttatatggatGTCACTTGTCCATCGTCTTTCTCTTGGGATATCTCCCTTACTAAACACATGCTCTAGTTCCTCAAATGCCTCACTAAAATCAAACTAGCTTTGATATTATGTGAAAAATAACTACAAGAGATGAGAGATAGAAAAGAAAGCACGGTGGAAAGATACCTCTTTCATATCATATTTCTAGCTCTTCTAGGAGAAAAAGTCACATGTACTTTAACTTGGATTACAATACtctttaacatatatatttataccgGATAATTTAAGAGAATCAATGAATAACTACTACATTAATAACCTACATTAcctagaataaataaaaagacacttgaatgtaaatttcaaaattaactcCAACAAGGTTTTCTTGTTCGAATATGTGAAATGTTCCGGACCAGCCCAAAAGGCAGGGACTTGTTTCTCCATGTAAAAGTTAATCAAAAGTTTCAATCAACATCGTTACAATTTTCAGCAGTCTACAACTTTTTAGTCTTTTCTATTACATtttctattaagaaaaaaaaaatcatcattgatATCATGCCACAAATTAATTGCAACAGAAGTTTCCATAAAttcaatattcattttttttccttgcaggAAAAAGCTATATGCGTGTTTGTTGTAAGAAGGATCCCAAAgccaaggaagaaaagaaaaggctcaAGTTCTTGCCTCGTAGATATGGGGATCTTTCTCTCACTTATGATGTGCTTCAAGCCTACGGTAACAACTACCAGGCCCAAGTTACTATGGATAACATCCATCCATTAGGCCGGCTTGATCACTGGAACTTAACCTGGGAATGGATGAATGGAGAGTTCATTTCCACAATGAGAGGAGCCTACACTCACAAAAGGGACTTTTCCGAGTGTATTTATGGTACTGCAGGAAAATATTACAAAGATTTCGACTTCTCCACTATTATGAACTGTGAAAAAAAGCCGGTCATCTCAGATCTTCCTCCAGATAGAAAAAATGATTCACAAGTTGGGAAGTTGCCATACTGTTGTAGAAATGGTACCCTTTTGCCAGCTATAATGGATGAGAGCAAGGCAAGGTCCATATTCCAATTGCAAGTCTACAAGATGCCTCCTTTCTTGAACAGGACTGCCCTTGTACCACCCGATAAATGGAAGATTGATGGGGTTGTCAATCCTCAATACAAGTGTGGCCCTCCAATCAGAGTAGATCCAACAGAATTTCCTGATCCGAGTGGACTTGATTCTAAAACTTATGCTGTTGCAAGTTGGCAAGTAACTTGCAACATAACACGTCCGAAGGAGAAGCTTTCGCGATGCTGTGTTTCTTTCTCTGCTTATTACAATAGATCTGCCATTCCCTGCAATACTTGTGCCTGTGGCTGTGATAATAATAAAGGTTGCAGccagaatgcaaaagcaatGCTTCTCCCGCCAGAGAGTCTTCTCGTGCCTTTTGATAACAGGACAGAAAAGGCATTAGCATGGGCTGCActaaataaattcaaagttCCAAATCCCAGACCTTGTCCTGATAACTGTCCAGTTAGCATCAATTGGCATATTGACTCTGATTTCAAGACTGGATGGACTGCTAGTGTCACTCTTTTCAACTGGGATGATTCTCCTTTCGAGGATTGGTTTGCTGCAATCAAATTAGACAAAGCCTATAAGGGCCTTGAAGGTGTGTATTCCTTAAATGGAACAAAGTTTGACAACCTCAACAACACTATATTACTCCAAGGCCTACCAGGTTTGAATTTCTTGATGGGAGAGGTAAATGGCACCAAACCAGGAGACCCTAGGGTTCCTGGAAAGCAACAAACTAAGATATCATTTATCAAAAAACGTACTCCAGGCATCAATATACCACGCGGTGATGGGTTTCCTACAAGAATACTTTTCAACGGAGAAGAGTGTGCACTGCCTACGCAAATTCCCCGGTCGAGTGCACAGCAAAAATCCCATTTTAAGTTCCTCATAGTCATAATCATGGCAATCGTGACTTTCATTCTGATGTCAGATCACCTCCATTGATCGTCGTTCGAGGTTAATATTCTGGTTTTTCTGGTTTGGAATTATCTTGGGTGagtatttattttgcttttattaatttcaccgAAAGCTTTGTAGCACTTCATAAAGACTTGGACTAGACAGTAGCCATTTTCTTTCTCAGGACAAAACTTTTATGCCTCAGCAGCGGAGCCGGAAGAAATGTATGCGCATTTCAGTGGACTAGATATGAACAATGAATTCAGGGCCTGCATCTGCTAAAGTTGATTGTCAAGGGAAGATGGGAGGGATTGTAACAAAGTTCAAAACTGAAAAATGTCAATACTTATTACAAAACTCTAACCACCAGTAGTTAATAATTTGCAAAACAGTGATGAATTTTCCAAATATATGCTGATTACTTAGCTGTCTTTTCGTTCACGTAGTATGCCCGATGAGGTTTTGATGGAATATAGAACAACTTTCAGTTCATTTGATCTAGGATTCTTGACTTTAGCACCGAATTAAACCATAGtaaatatatagttaattttgCAATTCTATCCTGAAATAAGATTTTGGTTCCTCATGCATGCCAGCAAGGTTTGTCTTAGCTTTATGAATCTCGACAAATAATGTTTCttaaacaaagaaatatttCAGCGCAGTCCATACTTTTACAATGAATTCTTACAAGCAACTGATTTATGAAGCACTGAGCTTCTGACATTACCTGTTCTGAAATAATGTAACCACATTTTTATTGGTCAGCAACACATGAATTCTGAAGTTCAACTTGTTGGAAAGAAAGGATGTAAAAAGGGAAGAATGATGGAAGACTATTGTTTTATCACTCTTTTAGAAGAGAAAGTCCCATGAAGTTGGATTTAAATTACAATACTTTCATTATTCTTAAtcgatattgattttttaaacaaatattacaatCTTTTATTAGTAAaggttttaattgaaatataacaaGGGTGTAAATGTCTTATAATTTAGCTTTTGTACtatcatcaatttttaaataattaaaggaaCCTTTGATAAGAGTTGATAATTAGAaaacttctttattttctaggtgttaaaaaaaatatatatatatatatagagtattAAATTAAAGCTTATGATTTAAACTTTTCATGggttgaagtaaaaaaaaatagtttttatttaattttgtttggcataaaacttttttaagtttttttctagacta
It contains:
- the LOC18103429 gene encoding pectinesterase, giving the protein MASSTHQPLLNTTNNTKSHVKILIFAISLFAVIFSSVFLASRLIKVSQSSPSTPQICNQARDPQECLSILSEAVSTEGVQESNGVGLLKTFLVKSLSQMRMAKAAANAVNSKINGHKHQAALADCVELMDMSIDRVTDTLSALANWGSQSDASDANTWLSGVLTNHVTCLDGIDTIDQSSMKKLLQDLISRMRTSLAAVSSLSASDTDLVQPLNGGFPSWILGRDRKLLESSVSTVEANVVVAQDGSGDYTTIQESVNSVPDKSKSRYVICVKSGIYKENVEVGKKKKNVMIVGDGMDSTILTGNLNVVDGSTTFRSATLAVAGDGFILQDIWIQNTAGPEKHQAVALRVSADQSVINRCRIDAYQDTLYTHNYRQFYRDCFIIGTIDFIFGNGAVVLQNCHIISRKPMANQKNMVTAQGRIDPNQNTGISIQNCDIVASSDLESEQNKFPTYLGRPWKEYSRTVVMQSNIGGHIDPTGWAEWDKEFALTTLYYGEYANRGLGAGVSKRVNWPGYHVITDPNEAKQFTVAELIQGGAWLGSTGVSFTEGL
- the LOC7454419 gene encoding COBRA-like protein 10, with translation MKARLRLGVPWHLVTLMLLSLPSIIFNVCYGQTDDYESPAAPPPGLDECNGIFLTYSFTSREKEYPKVKNASAQAWAFKSLATIINTGEHELKGWQMFVGFQHKEILVSASGAIVVDGDDFPVAVGNGTIFAGNPQVDLKTAIETAGDFTQISAQIEITGSVFGIKPPGVPMPKNIKLMNDGYKCPKPTLRGKSYMRVCCKKDPKAKEEKKRLKFLPRRYGDLSLTYDVLQAYGNNYQAQVTMDNIHPLGRLDHWNLTWEWMNGEFISTMRGAYTHKRDFSECIYGTAGKYYKDFDFSTIMNCEKKPVISDLPPDRKNDSQVGKLPYCCRNGTLLPAIMDESKARSIFQLQVYKMPPFLNRTALVPPDKWKIDGVVNPQYKCGPPIRVDPTEFPDPSGLDSKTYAVASWQVTCNITRPKEKLSRCCVSFSAYYNRSAIPCNTCACGCDNNKGCSQNAKAMLLPPESLLVPFDNRTEKALAWAALNKFKVPNPRPCPDNCPVSINWHIDSDFKTGWTASVTLFNWDDSPFEDWFAAIKLDKAYKGLEGVYSLNGTKFDNLNNTILLQGLPGLNFLMGEVNGTKPGDPRVPGKQQTKISFIKKRTPGINIPRGDGFPTRILFNGEECALPTQIPRSSAQQKSHFKFLIVIIMAIVTFILMSDHLH